The Candidatus Zixiibacteriota bacterium genome segment CCTTGGCGACCGTGCGGCGCCTGACCACGCCGACGGTCGAGAGGTAGTCATCGATGCGCATCACGACCCCAGGCGGTAGTCGATGTAGGTGCGGGCCTTGATATCATCAATCCAGTCCTCAATCATGCGCGCGGTCTTCTCCTGGCGGGCGAGCTCTTTGAGACGGTCGTAGTCGTTCTCGAGAGTGAACTCGTGCTCGGACTGGTAGGCAAGGAGTTTGAGGATGTGGATGCCGAATTCGGTAAGGACGGGGCCGCGGATTTCGCCCGGGGTTTTCCACTCTCTCACGGCGGCGGCGAATTCAACCGGGAGTTCGTTGACCGCGAACCAGCCGAGTTCGCCGCCGGTGGCCCGGGTGCGGTCGTCGGCCGAGTACGCCTTGGCCATCTGGGCGAAATCCCCGCCCGCGCGGGCCTCGGCGATGAGCGAATCGGCCAGCTCGCTCGTCTGCAGCGTATCCTCGCGGGTGGGCTGCACAGCCAGGAGGATGTGGCGGAGCCTGACCTGGTTGTCCCGCCGGTCCTCGCACTGGATGACGTGGTAGCCGAACTGGGTGCGGACAACGCCGGAGATGTCGCCCGGCTGGAGACTGAATGCGGCGCGGGCGAATTCCTCGACCACATCATCGCGGGAGACCCAGCCGAGATCGCCGCCGTTGGCGCCCGCGCCGCCCGAGGAATACTGGGCCGAGAGGGCGGCGAAATCGGCGCCGTCGAGGACTCTCTGCCGGAGCGCGGCGGCGAGGGTCTTCACGGAATCGTCGACCGCCGGGGCCGGCGCAAGGGCCAGGAGAATGTGGGCGAGCTTGACCGCCTCGGGCTGGGTCGGGATGGAGTCGCGGAACTGGCTGTAGAACGCCTCGACCTCATGGCGCGACACCGACACCGACTGGAGGCGGCGGCCGACGAGGCGCTGTTTGAGCAGTTGGCCGCGGATGTCGTCGCGGTAGCGTTTCTTAAGATCGCGCAGGGTGAGGCCCTCCTGCGACAGGGCGGCCTCGAACTCGGCGGTGGTCGGGAAGTTGGCGGCGATGCGCGCCACCTGCTGATCGAGCGCCTGGTCGATCTCCTCGTCGGTCACTTTCACCGAGGTGTCCTGTTCCGCGGCGACGAGGAAGAGCTGGTCGGAGATCATCTCCTCGAGCACCTCGCGCTTGAGCTTCTCCACCTCCTCCTCCGATTTCGGCTGCTTTTTGGATTGCAGCACGGCCAGCTGCATCTGGCCGGCCAGCTCGGAGGCGAGAATGACCTTGTCGCCGACGACGGCGACGATGCGGTCGACCGTGTCGCGCGCGGCCCCGGCCGGGCCCGCCGCGAACAAAGCCGCCAGCGCGGCCACGATGATGAGCGGCGTGCGGCCGCGTCCCGCGCCCGCCATCAGCCCTGCTCTCCCTGCGGCACGCCCTGGGGGTACTTGTCCATGTCGATCGTTGTCCGGAGGGCGTCCTCGTTGATGCGGATGGTCGTCTGGGCTTTGCGCTCCTCGATCCAGACGGCGAGCGCCTGCACGCGCTGCTCTTCTTTCAGCTTGGTGAGGATCTGCGCCTTGACGTCGAGAAAGTCCTTCACCGTCGGGCTGATCTTGTCGGCGACGTAGAAGATGGAGTACTTGCCCTGGGTAACGACGGGGCCGCCGATCTGACCGACCGGCGTTTTGACGGCGAGGTCGTAGATCTCCGGAAACCACTTGCGGTCGATGTAGCCGAGGTCGCCGCCGGCCGCGCGCTTGCCCGGACGCTCGGTCAGGTCCATGGCCTTGTCGCGGAACCCCTGGAGGGAGCGGATTTCCTTGGCCAGTTTCCCCGCCGTGAGCTCGTCGGAGAGGAGAATTTCAAAGACCTGCACTTTGGCCGGATCCGTGAATTCGTCGAGGTGCTCATCGTAGTACCGCCGCACCATGCCGTCATCGGGCGCCGGCGGCACCGGGAGCGAATCGTCCCGCATGATCATCGCCATCGTCAGCTCCTTGAAGAGCTTGAGGCGGCGCTGGTACTCGGGGTCGCTGTCCATGCCCTCGCGGTGGGCCTGGACGACGAGGAGGTCCTGGAGCTTGATGGTGAAGATGACGGAGGCCAGCGAGTCGTACTGGTCGAAATCGGGGCGGATCGCCGGGGAGAGATTCTTGGCCAGGTCGAGGTACTCCAGCACCGTGATCTGGCCGTTGTCCCAGGTGGCCAGGACGAGTTCTTTCTCGCTCCGATCGAGCTGCTCGACGTCAAAATCGTTCCGGGGGAGCGTCTCCAGGAGCATGGGCGGGTAGAGCATGGAACGCTTGTGGAGCAGGTACTGGCAGGTGGCGGTGTCGACGTGGATCGGGAACTTGGTGCGCAGGCTCTCGACGTAGGCGCGGGAGAGTTCGGAGCGTTTCCGGTTTTCCAGCTGCTGCTTGATTTCCATTTTCATCTTGTCGAAAGAATCGCGGAACTCGTTGGGGAGTTTGTCGACCAGCTTGATAATGTGGTAGCCGTACTCGGTGTGGACGGGCGGGGACACCTCGCCGGGCGCCATGGCGAACGCGGCTTCCTGGAAAGCCGAAATCATGCTGCCCCAGGTGAAATAGCCGAGGTCGCCCTTGTTCTTCTTGGCCGAGGGATCGCGGGAGTAATCGAAGGCGAGCTTCTCGAAACTCTCGCCGTTCTGGATGCGGGCGAGGAGGGCGTTGGCCGTGTCGAGGTTGTCGACGAGGATGTGGGAGGCCTTGATCTTGTACTCGAGCTTCTCCCAGAACTCGCGGATCTCGGGCTCGGTGGGGACGGACTTCTCGGCGATCCGGCGCTGGGCGAGAACGTCGACGAGCAGCCGGTCCTGGTTTTGGACGACGAGGCGGGCCAGTTCCTCGCTCTGGTCGATGCCCTTCTCGTAGGCGGCCTGGATGAGGAGGCGGTTGACGACAATCGTGTCGAGCATTTCGCGGCGCTTGGCGAACTCGTCCTGCGCGGTCGGGAACGGGTAGCGGATGCTGCGGAAGTAGTCGTTGAACTCGGCGGCTTTGATTTCGTAGTCGCCGACGACGGCGAGGGTGGGGTTGTCCGATTTTCCGCAGCCGGCCAGCAGACCGGCCAAGAGCAGCAGCCCGAAGGCCGACACGAGGGGGCGATAACCTTTGTCCATCGATCCTATTCCTTCAACAGGTTCCTACGCTTCATACTCCCTTTGTACCGCGCGACGGCACGGTGGTTTCTCGCCGAGCGGCGACAAGACAATATTATAGCGGGCCGGGCCCCGGCCGCCAAGCGGGAATTTGAGGGGATTCGGGAAGG includes the following:
- a CDS encoding peptidylprolyl isomerase — protein: MAGAGRGRTPLIIVAALAALFAAGPAGAARDTVDRIVAVVGDKVILASELAGQMQLAVLQSKKQPKSEEEVEKLKREVLEEMISDQLFLVAAEQDTSVKVTDEEIDQALDQQVARIAANFPTTAEFEAALSQEGLTLRDLKKRYRDDIRGQLLKQRLVGRRLQSVSVSRHEVEAFYSQFRDSIPTQPEAVKLAHILLALAPAPAVDDSVKTLAAALRQRVLDGADFAALSAQYSSGGAGANGGDLGWVSRDDVVEEFARAAFSLQPGDISGVVRTQFGYHVIQCEDRRDNQVRLRHILLAVQPTREDTLQTSELADSLIAEARAGGDFAQMAKAYSADDRTRATGGELGWFAVNELPVEFAAAVREWKTPGEIRGPVLTEFGIHILKLLAYQSEHEFTLENDYDRLKELARQEKTARMIEDWIDDIKARTYIDYRLGS
- a CDS encoding peptidylprolyl isomerase; translated protein: MDKGYRPLVSAFGLLLLAGLLAGCGKSDNPTLAVVGDYEIKAAEFNDYFRSIRYPFPTAQDEFAKRREMLDTIVVNRLLIQAAYEKGIDQSEELARLVVQNQDRLLVDVLAQRRIAEKSVPTEPEIREFWEKLEYKIKASHILVDNLDTANALLARIQNGESFEKLAFDYSRDPSAKKNKGDLGYFTWGSMISAFQEAAFAMAPGEVSPPVHTEYGYHIIKLVDKLPNEFRDSFDKMKMEIKQQLENRKRSELSRAYVESLRTKFPIHVDTATCQYLLHKRSMLYPPMLLETLPRNDFDVEQLDRSEKELVLATWDNGQITVLEYLDLAKNLSPAIRPDFDQYDSLASVIFTIKLQDLLVVQAHREGMDSDPEYQRRLKLFKELTMAMIMRDDSLPVPPAPDDGMVRRYYDEHLDEFTDPAKVQVFEILLSDELTAGKLAKEIRSLQGFRDKAMDLTERPGKRAAGGDLGYIDRKWFPEIYDLAVKTPVGQIGGPVVTQGKYSIFYVADKISPTVKDFLDVKAQILTKLKEEQRVQALAVWIEERKAQTTIRINEDALRTTIDMDKYPQGVPQGEQG